The sequence CTCCCGTATATCGACGAGAGGTCCGCGGAAGGTTATCGCCTTCTGCCGGCGCAGAGCGCGCAGACGCTCCTCGGTGACTGCGTGTACCATGCCATCCGCGATCAGTTTGGCGTGGCGGTCGGGTTCGTGAAGGATGGCGACAAGGACAAGCTTGCCGTTCTGCTCGAGGACGCTTCGGTGCTGTTCATTACGCTTCCGCAGACGGCGCAGAACATTCCGAACGACAAGCTTTCCGAAATCGTGCAGAACAAATTGCAGCAGCTCTTCGTGGAGGATGCCGGCCGCATATCGGTGACGGTCGGGCAGGGTATTGTCTACCTCAACGGGCTGGTCAGAAATTATTCTATCAAGCGCTCGCTGCGTGCGTGCGTGAACAGCATGCCGCGCATCCGCGGGTGCGTTGATTTTACGAAAATTATTCCGGAGCCGGGAATCACGGATTCGTTGATAGAGAATCGAGTCTACACGTTGCTCGAATCGTTTGGGCGCAACGTGTTCGATTACAAGGTGAAGGTTTGTGAGGGAAGGGTTTCTGTTTCGCTGTGCTGCTTCGACGATGCTGCACCGCGGGACTTGGAAAGCCGCATCGCAGAAATTCCGGGGGTCTTGGACCTGACCTATTCGATGGTCACGATGTCCGAGAAGGAAATGGAGAACAGGGATGAGTGCTTGGAAATGGAACTTAGTTATTCGATGAATTCCAGGTTCCAGGGAGCTAAGATCAAGGTCTCGTACGTCGAGAACAAGTATTTGTTGGAAGGTCGCGTGCATTCCGCATGGCAGAAGCAGATGGCGTTTGTCAATGCGGTCAAGATGTCGCTTTCCACCGCGGTCGAAAACAGGCTTAGGGTTGTTGAGGGATAAACCAAAAGGAGTAGGTATATGGCAACTGGATACGAAAAGATAAATCTTATTAAGTCTAAATTAAAAACCCCGATGTCGGTCTCGATGTTGGCCGATGCGCTCGGGTGCAGTCCGCGCACGGTGTTCCGCCATCTGGAGGTCATTGAGCAGGAAAACTGCGGACTCCGCAAGATCAAGCGCGAGGGAGAAACGCGTTACGTTATCCAGGTAGAAGAACAGGCGAATTTCAACCAGAGCGTGGTGAAGCAGCTTGAAAAAATCAAGAGAAACCTGCCGGCGACATCGGCTCCGGATATCAAGACTACGAAGCTTTTGGATAAAGTAATCAGCGTGTTGCAGACGACTGACCCGGACGAGTTCAAGCCCGAGGCTGTTACGACCGACCCGGATTACGTGCTGGACTACGGCCCGTTCTGCGACGACAAGATTCAGGACGCCATGGTGAATCGCGCTCTCAAGGCCATTCACGACGGGTTCGCGCTCAAGATACGTTACCGTCCGTCGACATCCGATGAAGAAGTCAGAACGTGCGAGATTTTCCCGGTCAAGGTGATTATGCGTATGGATACGCTCTACCTCGTGGCGGGCGATTTTGACGCGAAGGGCGAGGAAGTATTCAAGAACTACATGTTCGAAAATATCGAGAGCATGTCGGAGACGAACCATTCTTCGCCCCGGTTCAAGTTCGATGCGCGCACCCATTATATTTATACTTTCGGAAAATACACGGATACGAGCAAGCCCGAAGATATCACGCTCGAAATCAGGAGCAAGTGGCTGCAGACTCAGTTCGAACGCGCGCATTTCTACCCGGCGATTTCGAGGCGCTACGACCGCAGCAAGAACATGATTGTCGACTTGAAGCTCCGTGTCACTCCGGATTTCGAGAACTGGCTCATGGGTGCCGCTTCCGATATCCGCATCGTGAAGCCGGCGTCGCTCCGTGAAAGAATCAAGCTGAAAATGAAAAAAGCTTTGGCCGAAATGGAAGGCTAGGAAGGCTTGCAGAAATGGAAAATATCGAGAAAGACCACAGACTTTCCGACTACACTTTTGAATTCCCGAAGGAACTGATTGCGAGCCGCACGGCGGGCAAGGGCAAGACGCGTATTCTGCACTGCCCCAAGGACGGCGGCGAGCGCCGCATAATGAAGGCTCCGGAAATTGTGGATCTGTTCCGCCCCGGCGACTGCCTGGTGGTGAACAACACGAAGGTGATTCCCGCGCGCCTCTTCGGGCATACGCTGCACGGTGGCGAAGTGGAAACGCTTTTGGTGCAGGCGCTCATACCCGCA comes from Fibrobacter sp. and encodes:
- a CDS encoding BON domain-containing protein — encoded protein: MRSQFPHRIHSQQLFCCRCRMVTSHGLYAREPYSTYGGMTSHVPLLCVCERCESAFVAFSNEFAFSHSDDAGEYTRVYGNSRIAAGNWLYFRGSVKPGMVKSYFQTNDKEIIVISYDGGPAKKIELDRLPYIDERSAEGYRLLPAQSAQTLLGDCVYHAIRDQFGVAVGFVKDGDKDKLAVLLEDASVLFITLPQTAQNIPNDKLSEIVQNKLQQLFVEDAGRISVTVGQGIVYLNGLVRNYSIKRSLRACVNSMPRIRGCVDFTKIIPEPGITDSLIENRVYTLLESFGRNVFDYKVKVCEGRVSVSLCCFDDAAPRDLESRIAEIPGVLDLTYSMVTMSEKEMENRDECLEMELSYSMNSRFQGAKIKVSYVENKYLLEGRVHSAWQKQMAFVNAVKMSLSTAVENRLRVVEG
- a CDS encoding YafY family protein, with amino-acid sequence MATGYEKINLIKSKLKTPMSVSMLADALGCSPRTVFRHLEVIEQENCGLRKIKREGETRYVIQVEEQANFNQSVVKQLEKIKRNLPATSAPDIKTTKLLDKVISVLQTTDPDEFKPEAVTTDPDYVLDYGPFCDDKIQDAMVNRALKAIHDGFALKIRYRPSTSDEEVRTCEIFPVKVIMRMDTLYLVAGDFDAKGEEVFKNYMFENIESMSETNHSSPRFKFDARTHYIYTFGKYTDTSKPEDITLEIRSKWLQTQFERAHFYPAISRRYDRSKNMIVDLKLRVTPDFENWLMGAASDIRIVKPASLRERIKLKMKKALAEMEG